AATCAGCAAAGCACAAAAAAATCCATGCAGGAAAAAAGCGCCAGGCACAAAGGCAGCCAAAAGAGGAGTAGTCTGCCTAGAAATGAATAGCAGGACACCCTAAAACAAGTTAAAAATCACTGCGCTGGCTGCGCAGATTGTAAGGTTATCATTCACCTTTATCGGCAGGCTCTCAACAGCCGTAACTGCAAGGGCATAGATGGCACCCCAGGGGCCATACAGGTAGATTGCCGGGGCGCAGGACACAAGCATGGCAAAGCTTCCCTCAAGAGTCTTATTCCTGTTGTAGAAAATCTTGTGCCTGCCATGCCTTCCAACAAGGGTTGAAAGCGCATCGCCAAGCCCGAGTGCCACAAGTGCAACAAGCAGCCTTTCCTGCCTGTAAAGAAATGTTGCAAGAAGGCACAGGCCGGACAGGTACCAATAAAAACCAAGGTCGGCTTCCTGCCCCTGCCGCTTGAGGTGCTCAAAGCAGACTGAAAGCCGCCCAACCCCGGTTCCTGAATAGTGCAGGTGCAGAACAACCAATGCAAAAAGGCCGCCTGCAAAAAACAAGTAGGATGCTTCAACCCTGCCTAAAAGCGCAACTAGCCAAAATGCCACAAGCCCGATAAAAACATGCGCGTATTGCCTCAAGCTCTCAGACATTTTTGTCATCATCCAAAAGTTCTTCTCCTATTTACGCTTGCCCCGGCCCTCAAGCCAAAGCGCGCCAGCATAAGCAAGCCCTGCAATGCCAAAGCCTGCAACCACGTCAATCGTGCTGTGCATCCCAAGATAAACCCTGCTAAAAGACACGAAAATTGCAAAAGCAAGCAGAATGAAAAACAGGCGCTTGTGGCGCCTATCGCCAAGATATGCAAGGCTCAGGGCAAACGCAGTTGCGGCATGCAGGCTTGGAAGCGAGTAGTCCTGCCTGCAAGGAATCTTTGCCTGGGCGCTTGCGCACGGCCTTTCAACTTTTGTTATTTCCTTTAGGGCATAGCCTATGACAAATGCCAGCAGCATGCAAACCAGTGCGAACTTTGCCTGCCGCCATCCAATCTTCTTATCCTTTGCCTTCAGTGCAACTGCAACGACTATCGCAACCAAAAGAAGGGCAAACAAATAAGACGAGTCAAGAACTGCCGAAATGATGGTGAGTGGCCTAAAGTCAAGCGAGGAGATGATTGAAAAGAGCGCCTGCGAAGGTGCTGCAACAGGCCCCATGAACTCATTCATGCCATCCCACATAATTCTATATCTTTGCCGGAAACGAATAAGAAACCTATTTATATTTTACCGCATACATATCCATCGCTTTTGCAGCCTATGGGAAAAACTGCACGGGCCGTTTTAGAAGCTGGCCGTCGCGCCTGGAATTGCTTAAAACTTAGGCGACCTGTGGGGCTGGGCTGAAAGCAGCGCTAACAAAAACAACCGGAGGTAGAAGAGTATGGCAAAGAACTTGGAAGGGCAGCAAATCCTAATCCTGCCAGAAGGCTCAAGCAGGGTGCTTGGCAGGGACGCGCAGAGGACAAACATAGCAGTCGCATATGCGGTTGCAAACGCAATCAGGACGACGCTTGGCCCAAAGGGCATGGACAAGATGCTTGTCTCGGAATTGGGCGACATAGTCATCACAAACGACGGGGCTACAATCCTTGAGGAGATGAACGTCGAGCACCCGGCTGCAAAAATCATGGTCGAGATTGCAAAGACCCAGGACAAGGAAGTAGGCGACGGAACGACAACTTCGGTTATGATTGCAGGGATGCTTCTCAAAAAGGCAGGCGACCTGCTTGACCAGAACATACACGCAAGCACCGTTGTGAAAGGCTACTCGCTTGCGGCAGACAAGGCGGTTGATGTCCTGGACAAGATTGCAACAAAAGTTGACATAAAGGACACGAAGATACTTGAGGAAATAGCGTCGGTTTCCATGGGCTCAAAGTCGGTTGGCGTCGGGACGCAGAAAACCTACCTTGCAGGCCTTGTTGTAAAGGCGGTGACTCAGGTGGCTGAGAAAAAAGGCGACAGGTTCGCCATTGACCATGACCTGATAAAGCTTGAGAAAAAGGCAGGCGGCGAGATAAATGACACGCAGCTAATCAAAGGCGTGCTTGTTGACAAGGAGATCGTGCACCCCGGAATGCCAAAAACTCTCAAAAACCCGAAAGTGGCCCTTGTGGATTCGGCCCTTGAAATTGAAAAGACGGAAGTGGACGCAAAGATTGAGATTACCTCTCCAAACCAGATGCAGGAGTTTTTGGCGCAGGAGGAAAAGATGCTAAAAGACATGGTTGAGAAGATTGCGGCAACGGGCGCGACAATACTTTTCTGCCAGAAGGGAATTGACGACGTTGCGCAGCACTTTTTGTCCAAGAAGGGCATTGCTGCAGTACGCAGGGTGAAAAAATCCGACATGGAAAAGCTCGCACGC
This DNA window, taken from Candidatus Parvarchaeota archaeon, encodes the following:
- a CDS encoding phosphatase PAP2 family protein, with protein sequence MWDGMNEFMGPVAAPSQALFSIISSLDFRPLTIISAVLDSSYLFALLLVAIVVAVALKAKDKKIGWRQAKFALVCMLLAFVIGYALKEITKVERPCASAQAKIPCRQDYSLPSLHAATAFALSLAYLGDRRHKRLFFILLAFAIFVSFSRVYLGMHSTIDVVAGFGIAGLAYAGALWLEGRGKRK
- a CDS encoding thermosome subunit, with translation MAKNLEGQQILILPEGSSRVLGRDAQRTNIAVAYAVANAIRTTLGPKGMDKMLVSELGDIVITNDGATILEEMNVEHPAAKIMVEIAKTQDKEVGDGTTTSVMIAGMLLKKAGDLLDQNIHASTVVKGYSLAADKAVDVLDKIATKVDIKDTKILEEIASVSMGSKSVGVGTQKTYLAGLVVKAVTQVAEKKGDRFAIDHDLIKLEKKAGGEINDTQLIKGVLVDKEIVHPGMPKTLKNPKVALVDSALEIEKTEVDAKIEITSPNQMQEFLAQEEKMLKDMVEKIAATGATILFCQKGIDDVAQHFLSKKGIAAVRRVKKSDMEKLARATGAKIATTLDDLTSKDLGVAGDVVERKIAGEAMVFVENCPNAKSVTIFARGSTEHVVAEAERAITDAIGAVSSAIEDGKYVTGGGSTEIALASKLNQYATEIGGREQLAIQAFAEALEIVPRTLAESTGADAIDMLVNLRTKHKKDEGANFGVDVYTGSIADMRKNGVFEPAKVKKQAIQSASEAARMLLRIDDMISSKGKGGAGGMPPGGAGGMGGMGGDY